Proteins co-encoded in one Astyanax mexicanus isolate ESR-SI-001 chromosome 1, AstMex3_surface, whole genome shotgun sequence genomic window:
- the exoc1 gene encoding exocyst complex component 1 isoform X2 has protein sequence MTAIKHALQRDIFTPNDERLLSIVNVCKAGKKKKNCFLCATVTTERPVQVRVVKVKKSDKGDFYKRQMAWELRDLAEVDAKDANKENPEFDLHFEKVYRWVASSTAEKNSFISCIWKLNQRYLRKKVEFVNVSSQLLEESVPSGESQSVAGGDEDALDDYQELNAREEQDIENMMEVCECAISNAEAFAEKLSRELQVLDGANIQSIMASEKQVNILMQLLDEALTEVDTIEGKLLSYEEMLQSVKEQMDQISQSNRLIQISNTNNGKLLDEIQFLVNYMDLSKGHIRALQEGDLSSPKGIEACINASEALLQCMNVALRPGHDKLMAVKEQQHLFAELRDVFARRLTNHLNNVFVHQFNHFSHFKMTIPQFYRSSCLSLPGHDQSSTLSQHTAELTLPKHSPLHRDLLRYAKLMEWLKNTQREKYEGLSRTYVDYMTRLYEREIKDFFEVAKIKMAGTTKEGKGKFATLPRKESALKQETESLHGSSGKLTGSTSSLNKLAVSSSNSRRSQSSSLLDMGNMSASDLDVADRTKFDKIFEQVLSELEPLCLAEQDFISKFFKLQQQPTLAQGQNTDYHDGVPHSRPVSEHRHSISSEKDIVRQMMNKIFQSIETELNSLIALGDKIDSFNSLYMLVKMSHHVWTAENVDPASYLSTTLGNVLVTVKRNFDKCISGQIKQMEEVKISKKSKVGILPFVTGFEEFAELAETIFRNAERRGDLDKAYVKLIRAVFMNVEKVANESQKTPRDVVMMENFHHIFSTLSRLKISCLEAERKEAKHKYTDHLQSYVINSLGQPLEKLNHFFEGVEARVAQGVREEEVSYQLAFNKQELRKVIKEYPGKEVKKGLDNLYKKVDKHLCEEESLLQVVWHSMQDEFIRQYKHFEGLINRCYPGSGITMDFTIQDMLEYFSSIAQSH, from the exons GAGAATCCAGAGTTTGACCTACACTTTGAGAAAGTGTATCGCTGGGTGgccagcagcacagcagagaagaACTCCTTTATTTCCTGCATCTGGAAGCTGAATCAGCGCTACCTGAGAAAGAAAGTGGAGTTTGTAAATGTCAGCTCCCAGCTGCTGGAAG AGTCGGTTCCCAGTGGCGAGAGCCAGAGTGTTGCCGGGGGTGATGAGGATGCTCTGGATGACTACCAGGAGCTGAATGCACGGGAGGAGCAGGACATTGAGAACATGATGGAAGTGTGTGAATGTGCCATCTCCAACGCCGAAGCCTTCGCTGAGAAACTCTCTCGGGAGCTGCAGGTCCTGGATGGG GCAAACATCCAGTCAATAATGGCGTCAGAAAAGCAGGTGAACATTCTGATGCAGCTGCTGGATGAGGCTCTCACTGAGGTTGACACCATTGAGGGCAAGCTGCTGAGTTATGAGGAGATGCTGCAAAGCGTCAAGGAGCAGATGGACCAAATCTCACAGAGCAACCGCCTCATTCAGATCAGCAACACTAATAATGGAAAACTGTTGGATGAGATCCAGTTCCTAGTG AACTACATGGACTTGTCTAAAGGACACATCAGAGCTCTACAGGAGGGAGACCTGTCCTCTCCTAAAGGCATCGAGGCTTGCATCAATGCCTCAGAGGCTCTCCTGCAGTGCATGAACGTGGCACTCCGTCCAG gtCACGATAAGCTGATGGCTGTGAAGGAGCAGCAGCATCTGTTCGCGGAACTGAGAGACGTGTTCGCCCGACGCCTCACCAACCACCTCAATAATGTGTTTGTACACCag TTCAACCACTTCAGTCACTTCAAAATGACCATCCCTCAGTTCTATAGGTCGTCCTGTCTGTCACTCCCT GGTCATGACCAGAGCTCCACATTGTCTCAGCACACGGCAGAACTGACTCTACCGAAGCACAGCCCACTGCACAGAGATCTGCTCAGATACGCCAAGCTGATGGAGTGGCTAAagaacacacagagagaaaagTATGAGGGCCTATCCAGG ACCTATGTTGACTACATGACTAGATTATACGAGAGGGAAATCAAGGATTTCTTTGAAGTTGCCAAAATCAAAATGGCTGGAACTACAAAGGAAGGGAAGGGAAAGTTTG CCACGCTTCCTCGGAAAGAGAGCGCTCTCAAACAGGAGACAGAAA GCCTACACGGGAGCTCGGGGAAACTGACTGGTTCCACGTCTAGTCTCAACAAGCTGGCGGTCAGCAGCTCCAACAGCCGCCGCTCACAGTCCTCCTCCCTGCTGGACATGGGCAACATGTCCGCCTCCGACCTGGACGTGGCAGACCGGACCAAATTTGACAAG ATCTTCGAGCAAGTCCTCAGTGAGTTGGAGCCTCTGTGTCTTGCTGAGCAGGACTTCATCAGCAAGTTCtttaagctgcagcagcagccaACACTGGCACAG GGGCAGAATACAGATTATCATGACGGTGTGCCCCATTCCAGACCAGTGAGCGAGCACAGACACTCCATATCTTCAGA GAAGGACATTGTTCGGCAGATGATGAATAAGATCTTCCAGAGTATCGAGACGGAACTGAACAGTCTTATTGCTCTGGGCGATAAGATCGACAGCTTTAACTCGCTCTACATGCTGGTTAAAATGAGTCATCATGTGTGGACAGCTGAGAACGTGGACCCTGCCTCCTATCTCAGCACCACCTTGGGCAACGTGCTGGTCACTGTCAAGAGAAACTTCGACAAATGCATT TCTGGGCAGATCAAGCAGATGGAAGAGGTGAAGATTTCTAAGAAGAGTAAGGTGGGGATCCTGCCCTTCGTCACAGGGTTTGAAGAATTTGCCGAACTGGCCGAGACTATTTTCCGCAATGCAGAACGACGGGGGGATTTGGATAAAGCATATGTAAAGCTCATTAGAGCTGTCTTCATGAATG TGGAGAAAGTGGCCAATGAGAGTCAGAAGACTCCACGTGATGTGGTGATGATGGAGAATTTCCACCATATCTTCTCCACGCTGTCACGTCTTAAGATCTCATGCTTGGAGGCAGAGAGAAAGGAGGCCAAGCACAAATACACAGACCATCTGCAGTCTTACGTTATCAACTCTCTTGGACAGCCACTGGAGAAACTGAAC CACTTCTTTGAGGGGGTGGAAGCGCGAGTGGCTCAGGGTGTTCGGGAAGAGGAGGTGAGCTACCAGCTGGCGTTTAACAAACAGGAGCTGAGGAAAGTGATTAAGGAATACCCTGGAAAAGAGGTGAAGAAAGGCCTGGACAACCTCTACAAGAAGGTGGACAAGCACCTGTGTGAGGAAGAGAGTCTTCTACAG GTGGTGTGGCACTCCATGCAGGATGAGTTCATCCGGCAGTATAAGCACTTTGAGGGGTTGATAAACCGCTGCTATCCTGGCTCAGGCATCACCATGGACTTCACCATACAGGACATGCTGGAGTACTTCTCCAGTATCGCTCAGTCCCACTAG
- the exoc1 gene encoding exocyst complex component 1 isoform X6: MTAIKHALQRDIFTPNDERLLSIVNVCKAGKKKKNCFLCATVTTERPVQVRVVKVKKSDKGDFYKRQMAWELRDLAEVDAKDANKENPEFDLHFEKVYRWVASSTAEKNSFISCIWKLNQRYLRKKVEFVNVSSQLLEESVPSGESQSVAGGDEDALDDYQELNAREEQDIENMMEVCECAISNAEAFAEKLSRELQVLDGANIQSIMASEKQVNILMQLLDEALTEVDTIEGKLLSYEEMLQSVKEQMDQISQSNRLIQISNTNNGKLLDEIQFLVNYMDLSKGHIRALQEGDLSSPKGIEACINASEALLQCMNVALRPGHDKLMAVKEQQHLFAELRDVFARRLTNHLNNVFVHQGHDQSSTLSQHTAELTLPKHSPLHRDLLRYAKLMEWLKNTQREKYEGLSRTYVDYMTRLYEREIKDFFEVAKIKMAGTTKEGKGKFGLHGSSGKLTGSTSSLNKLAVSSSNSRRSQSSSLLDMGNMSASDLDVADRTKFDKIFEQVLSELEPLCLAEQDFISKFFKLQQQPTLAQGQNTDYHDGVPHSRPVSEHRHSISSEKDIVRQMMNKIFQSIETELNSLIALGDKIDSFNSLYMLVKMSHHVWTAENVDPASYLSTTLGNVLVTVKRNFDKCISGQIKQMEEVKISKKSKVGILPFVTGFEEFAELAETIFRNAERRGDLDKAYVKLIRAVFMNVEKVANESQKTPRDVVMMENFHHIFSTLSRLKISCLEAERKEAKHKYTDHLQSYVINSLGQPLEKLNHFFEGVEARVAQGVREEEVSYQLAFNKQELRKVIKEYPGKEVKKGLDNLYKKVDKHLCEEESLLQVVWHSMQDEFIRQYKHFEGLINRCYPGSGITMDFTIQDMLEYFSSIAQSH; this comes from the exons GAGAATCCAGAGTTTGACCTACACTTTGAGAAAGTGTATCGCTGGGTGgccagcagcacagcagagaagaACTCCTTTATTTCCTGCATCTGGAAGCTGAATCAGCGCTACCTGAGAAAGAAAGTGGAGTTTGTAAATGTCAGCTCCCAGCTGCTGGAAG AGTCGGTTCCCAGTGGCGAGAGCCAGAGTGTTGCCGGGGGTGATGAGGATGCTCTGGATGACTACCAGGAGCTGAATGCACGGGAGGAGCAGGACATTGAGAACATGATGGAAGTGTGTGAATGTGCCATCTCCAACGCCGAAGCCTTCGCTGAGAAACTCTCTCGGGAGCTGCAGGTCCTGGATGGG GCAAACATCCAGTCAATAATGGCGTCAGAAAAGCAGGTGAACATTCTGATGCAGCTGCTGGATGAGGCTCTCACTGAGGTTGACACCATTGAGGGCAAGCTGCTGAGTTATGAGGAGATGCTGCAAAGCGTCAAGGAGCAGATGGACCAAATCTCACAGAGCAACCGCCTCATTCAGATCAGCAACACTAATAATGGAAAACTGTTGGATGAGATCCAGTTCCTAGTG AACTACATGGACTTGTCTAAAGGACACATCAGAGCTCTACAGGAGGGAGACCTGTCCTCTCCTAAAGGCATCGAGGCTTGCATCAATGCCTCAGAGGCTCTCCTGCAGTGCATGAACGTGGCACTCCGTCCAG gtCACGATAAGCTGATGGCTGTGAAGGAGCAGCAGCATCTGTTCGCGGAACTGAGAGACGTGTTCGCCCGACGCCTCACCAACCACCTCAATAATGTGTTTGTACACCag GGTCATGACCAGAGCTCCACATTGTCTCAGCACACGGCAGAACTGACTCTACCGAAGCACAGCCCACTGCACAGAGATCTGCTCAGATACGCCAAGCTGATGGAGTGGCTAAagaacacacagagagaaaagTATGAGGGCCTATCCAGG ACCTATGTTGACTACATGACTAGATTATACGAGAGGGAAATCAAGGATTTCTTTGAAGTTGCCAAAATCAAAATGGCTGGAACTACAAAGGAAGGGAAGGGAAAGTTTG GCCTACACGGGAGCTCGGGGAAACTGACTGGTTCCACGTCTAGTCTCAACAAGCTGGCGGTCAGCAGCTCCAACAGCCGCCGCTCACAGTCCTCCTCCCTGCTGGACATGGGCAACATGTCCGCCTCCGACCTGGACGTGGCAGACCGGACCAAATTTGACAAG ATCTTCGAGCAAGTCCTCAGTGAGTTGGAGCCTCTGTGTCTTGCTGAGCAGGACTTCATCAGCAAGTTCtttaagctgcagcagcagccaACACTGGCACAG GGGCAGAATACAGATTATCATGACGGTGTGCCCCATTCCAGACCAGTGAGCGAGCACAGACACTCCATATCTTCAGA GAAGGACATTGTTCGGCAGATGATGAATAAGATCTTCCAGAGTATCGAGACGGAACTGAACAGTCTTATTGCTCTGGGCGATAAGATCGACAGCTTTAACTCGCTCTACATGCTGGTTAAAATGAGTCATCATGTGTGGACAGCTGAGAACGTGGACCCTGCCTCCTATCTCAGCACCACCTTGGGCAACGTGCTGGTCACTGTCAAGAGAAACTTCGACAAATGCATT TCTGGGCAGATCAAGCAGATGGAAGAGGTGAAGATTTCTAAGAAGAGTAAGGTGGGGATCCTGCCCTTCGTCACAGGGTTTGAAGAATTTGCCGAACTGGCCGAGACTATTTTCCGCAATGCAGAACGACGGGGGGATTTGGATAAAGCATATGTAAAGCTCATTAGAGCTGTCTTCATGAATG TGGAGAAAGTGGCCAATGAGAGTCAGAAGACTCCACGTGATGTGGTGATGATGGAGAATTTCCACCATATCTTCTCCACGCTGTCACGTCTTAAGATCTCATGCTTGGAGGCAGAGAGAAAGGAGGCCAAGCACAAATACACAGACCATCTGCAGTCTTACGTTATCAACTCTCTTGGACAGCCACTGGAGAAACTGAAC CACTTCTTTGAGGGGGTGGAAGCGCGAGTGGCTCAGGGTGTTCGGGAAGAGGAGGTGAGCTACCAGCTGGCGTTTAACAAACAGGAGCTGAGGAAAGTGATTAAGGAATACCCTGGAAAAGAGGTGAAGAAAGGCCTGGACAACCTCTACAAGAAGGTGGACAAGCACCTGTGTGAGGAAGAGAGTCTTCTACAG GTGGTGTGGCACTCCATGCAGGATGAGTTCATCCGGCAGTATAAGCACTTTGAGGGGTTGATAAACCGCTGCTATCCTGGCTCAGGCATCACCATGGACTTCACCATACAGGACATGCTGGAGTACTTCTCCAGTATCGCTCAGTCCCACTAG
- the exoc1 gene encoding exocyst complex component 1 isoform X4, protein MTAIKHALQRDIFTPNDERLLSIVNVCKAGKKKKNCFLCATVTTERPVQVRVVKVKKSDKGDFYKRQMAWELRDLAEVDAKDANKENPEFDLHFEKVYRWVASSTAEKNSFISCIWKLNQRYLRKKVEFVNVSSQLLEELPKAEESVPSGESQSVAGGDEDALDDYQELNAREEQDIENMMEVCECAISNAEAFAEKLSRELQVLDGANIQSIMASEKQVNILMQLLDEALTEVDTIEGKLLSYEEMLQSVKEQMDQISQSNRLIQISNTNNGKLLDEIQFLVNYMDLSKGHIRALQEGDLSSPKGIEACINASEALLQCMNVALRPGHDKLMAVKEQQHLFAELRDVFARRLTNHLNNVFVHQGHDQSSTLSQHTAELTLPKHSPLHRDLLRYAKLMEWLKNTQREKYEGLSRTYVDYMTRLYEREIKDFFEVAKIKMAGTTKEGKGKFATLPRKESALKQETESLHGSSGKLTGSTSSLNKLAVSSSNSRRSQSSSLLDMGNMSASDLDVADRTKFDKIFEQVLSELEPLCLAEQDFISKFFKLQQQPTLAQGQNTDYHDGVPHSRPVSEHRHSISSEKDIVRQMMNKIFQSIETELNSLIALGDKIDSFNSLYMLVKMSHHVWTAENVDPASYLSTTLGNVLVTVKRNFDKCISGQIKQMEEVKISKKSKVGILPFVTGFEEFAELAETIFRNAERRGDLDKAYVKLIRAVFMNVEKVANESQKTPRDVVMMENFHHIFSTLSRLKISCLEAERKEAKHKYTDHLQSYVINSLGQPLEKLNHFFEGVEARVAQGVREEEVSYQLAFNKQELRKVIKEYPGKEVKKGLDNLYKKVDKHLCEEESLLQVVWHSMQDEFIRQYKHFEGLINRCYPGSGITMDFTIQDMLEYFSSIAQSH, encoded by the exons GAGAATCCAGAGTTTGACCTACACTTTGAGAAAGTGTATCGCTGGGTGgccagcagcacagcagagaagaACTCCTTTATTTCCTGCATCTGGAAGCTGAATCAGCGCTACCTGAGAAAGAAAGTGGAGTTTGTAAATGTCAGCTCCCAGCTGCTGGAAG AACTTCCTAAAGCTGAAG AGTCGGTTCCCAGTGGCGAGAGCCAGAGTGTTGCCGGGGGTGATGAGGATGCTCTGGATGACTACCAGGAGCTGAATGCACGGGAGGAGCAGGACATTGAGAACATGATGGAAGTGTGTGAATGTGCCATCTCCAACGCCGAAGCCTTCGCTGAGAAACTCTCTCGGGAGCTGCAGGTCCTGGATGGG GCAAACATCCAGTCAATAATGGCGTCAGAAAAGCAGGTGAACATTCTGATGCAGCTGCTGGATGAGGCTCTCACTGAGGTTGACACCATTGAGGGCAAGCTGCTGAGTTATGAGGAGATGCTGCAAAGCGTCAAGGAGCAGATGGACCAAATCTCACAGAGCAACCGCCTCATTCAGATCAGCAACACTAATAATGGAAAACTGTTGGATGAGATCCAGTTCCTAGTG AACTACATGGACTTGTCTAAAGGACACATCAGAGCTCTACAGGAGGGAGACCTGTCCTCTCCTAAAGGCATCGAGGCTTGCATCAATGCCTCAGAGGCTCTCCTGCAGTGCATGAACGTGGCACTCCGTCCAG gtCACGATAAGCTGATGGCTGTGAAGGAGCAGCAGCATCTGTTCGCGGAACTGAGAGACGTGTTCGCCCGACGCCTCACCAACCACCTCAATAATGTGTTTGTACACCag GGTCATGACCAGAGCTCCACATTGTCTCAGCACACGGCAGAACTGACTCTACCGAAGCACAGCCCACTGCACAGAGATCTGCTCAGATACGCCAAGCTGATGGAGTGGCTAAagaacacacagagagaaaagTATGAGGGCCTATCCAGG ACCTATGTTGACTACATGACTAGATTATACGAGAGGGAAATCAAGGATTTCTTTGAAGTTGCCAAAATCAAAATGGCTGGAACTACAAAGGAAGGGAAGGGAAAGTTTG CCACGCTTCCTCGGAAAGAGAGCGCTCTCAAACAGGAGACAGAAA GCCTACACGGGAGCTCGGGGAAACTGACTGGTTCCACGTCTAGTCTCAACAAGCTGGCGGTCAGCAGCTCCAACAGCCGCCGCTCACAGTCCTCCTCCCTGCTGGACATGGGCAACATGTCCGCCTCCGACCTGGACGTGGCAGACCGGACCAAATTTGACAAG ATCTTCGAGCAAGTCCTCAGTGAGTTGGAGCCTCTGTGTCTTGCTGAGCAGGACTTCATCAGCAAGTTCtttaagctgcagcagcagccaACACTGGCACAG GGGCAGAATACAGATTATCATGACGGTGTGCCCCATTCCAGACCAGTGAGCGAGCACAGACACTCCATATCTTCAGA GAAGGACATTGTTCGGCAGATGATGAATAAGATCTTCCAGAGTATCGAGACGGAACTGAACAGTCTTATTGCTCTGGGCGATAAGATCGACAGCTTTAACTCGCTCTACATGCTGGTTAAAATGAGTCATCATGTGTGGACAGCTGAGAACGTGGACCCTGCCTCCTATCTCAGCACCACCTTGGGCAACGTGCTGGTCACTGTCAAGAGAAACTTCGACAAATGCATT TCTGGGCAGATCAAGCAGATGGAAGAGGTGAAGATTTCTAAGAAGAGTAAGGTGGGGATCCTGCCCTTCGTCACAGGGTTTGAAGAATTTGCCGAACTGGCCGAGACTATTTTCCGCAATGCAGAACGACGGGGGGATTTGGATAAAGCATATGTAAAGCTCATTAGAGCTGTCTTCATGAATG TGGAGAAAGTGGCCAATGAGAGTCAGAAGACTCCACGTGATGTGGTGATGATGGAGAATTTCCACCATATCTTCTCCACGCTGTCACGTCTTAAGATCTCATGCTTGGAGGCAGAGAGAAAGGAGGCCAAGCACAAATACACAGACCATCTGCAGTCTTACGTTATCAACTCTCTTGGACAGCCACTGGAGAAACTGAAC CACTTCTTTGAGGGGGTGGAAGCGCGAGTGGCTCAGGGTGTTCGGGAAGAGGAGGTGAGCTACCAGCTGGCGTTTAACAAACAGGAGCTGAGGAAAGTGATTAAGGAATACCCTGGAAAAGAGGTGAAGAAAGGCCTGGACAACCTCTACAAGAAGGTGGACAAGCACCTGTGTGAGGAAGAGAGTCTTCTACAG GTGGTGTGGCACTCCATGCAGGATGAGTTCATCCGGCAGTATAAGCACTTTGAGGGGTTGATAAACCGCTGCTATCCTGGCTCAGGCATCACCATGGACTTCACCATACAGGACATGCTGGAGTACTTCTCCAGTATCGCTCAGTCCCACTAG
- the exoc1 gene encoding exocyst complex component 1 isoform X5: MTAIKHALQRDIFTPNDERLLSIVNVCKAGKKKKNCFLCATVTTERPVQVRVVKVKKSDKGDFYKRQMAWELRDLAEVDAKDANKENPEFDLHFEKVYRWVASSTAEKNSFISCIWKLNQRYLRKKVEFVNVSSQLLEESVPSGESQSVAGGDEDALDDYQELNAREEQDIENMMEVCECAISNAEAFAEKLSRELQVLDGANIQSIMASEKQVNILMQLLDEALTEVDTIEGKLLSYEEMLQSVKEQMDQISQSNRLIQISNTNNGKLLDEIQFLVNYMDLSKGHIRALQEGDLSSPKGIEACINASEALLQCMNVALRPGHDKLMAVKEQQHLFAELRDVFARRLTNHLNNVFVHQGHDQSSTLSQHTAELTLPKHSPLHRDLLRYAKLMEWLKNTQREKYEGLSRTYVDYMTRLYEREIKDFFEVAKIKMAGTTKEGKGKFATLPRKESALKQETESLHGSSGKLTGSTSSLNKLAVSSSNSRRSQSSSLLDMGNMSASDLDVADRTKFDKIFEQVLSELEPLCLAEQDFISKFFKLQQQPTLAQGQNTDYHDGVPHSRPVSEHRHSISSEKDIVRQMMNKIFQSIETELNSLIALGDKIDSFNSLYMLVKMSHHVWTAENVDPASYLSTTLGNVLVTVKRNFDKCISGQIKQMEEVKISKKSKVGILPFVTGFEEFAELAETIFRNAERRGDLDKAYVKLIRAVFMNVEKVANESQKTPRDVVMMENFHHIFSTLSRLKISCLEAERKEAKHKYTDHLQSYVINSLGQPLEKLNHFFEGVEARVAQGVREEEVSYQLAFNKQELRKVIKEYPGKEVKKGLDNLYKKVDKHLCEEESLLQVVWHSMQDEFIRQYKHFEGLINRCYPGSGITMDFTIQDMLEYFSSIAQSH, encoded by the exons GAGAATCCAGAGTTTGACCTACACTTTGAGAAAGTGTATCGCTGGGTGgccagcagcacagcagagaagaACTCCTTTATTTCCTGCATCTGGAAGCTGAATCAGCGCTACCTGAGAAAGAAAGTGGAGTTTGTAAATGTCAGCTCCCAGCTGCTGGAAG AGTCGGTTCCCAGTGGCGAGAGCCAGAGTGTTGCCGGGGGTGATGAGGATGCTCTGGATGACTACCAGGAGCTGAATGCACGGGAGGAGCAGGACATTGAGAACATGATGGAAGTGTGTGAATGTGCCATCTCCAACGCCGAAGCCTTCGCTGAGAAACTCTCTCGGGAGCTGCAGGTCCTGGATGGG GCAAACATCCAGTCAATAATGGCGTCAGAAAAGCAGGTGAACATTCTGATGCAGCTGCTGGATGAGGCTCTCACTGAGGTTGACACCATTGAGGGCAAGCTGCTGAGTTATGAGGAGATGCTGCAAAGCGTCAAGGAGCAGATGGACCAAATCTCACAGAGCAACCGCCTCATTCAGATCAGCAACACTAATAATGGAAAACTGTTGGATGAGATCCAGTTCCTAGTG AACTACATGGACTTGTCTAAAGGACACATCAGAGCTCTACAGGAGGGAGACCTGTCCTCTCCTAAAGGCATCGAGGCTTGCATCAATGCCTCAGAGGCTCTCCTGCAGTGCATGAACGTGGCACTCCGTCCAG gtCACGATAAGCTGATGGCTGTGAAGGAGCAGCAGCATCTGTTCGCGGAACTGAGAGACGTGTTCGCCCGACGCCTCACCAACCACCTCAATAATGTGTTTGTACACCag GGTCATGACCAGAGCTCCACATTGTCTCAGCACACGGCAGAACTGACTCTACCGAAGCACAGCCCACTGCACAGAGATCTGCTCAGATACGCCAAGCTGATGGAGTGGCTAAagaacacacagagagaaaagTATGAGGGCCTATCCAGG ACCTATGTTGACTACATGACTAGATTATACGAGAGGGAAATCAAGGATTTCTTTGAAGTTGCCAAAATCAAAATGGCTGGAACTACAAAGGAAGGGAAGGGAAAGTTTG CCACGCTTCCTCGGAAAGAGAGCGCTCTCAAACAGGAGACAGAAA GCCTACACGGGAGCTCGGGGAAACTGACTGGTTCCACGTCTAGTCTCAACAAGCTGGCGGTCAGCAGCTCCAACAGCCGCCGCTCACAGTCCTCCTCCCTGCTGGACATGGGCAACATGTCCGCCTCCGACCTGGACGTGGCAGACCGGACCAAATTTGACAAG ATCTTCGAGCAAGTCCTCAGTGAGTTGGAGCCTCTGTGTCTTGCTGAGCAGGACTTCATCAGCAAGTTCtttaagctgcagcagcagccaACACTGGCACAG GGGCAGAATACAGATTATCATGACGGTGTGCCCCATTCCAGACCAGTGAGCGAGCACAGACACTCCATATCTTCAGA GAAGGACATTGTTCGGCAGATGATGAATAAGATCTTCCAGAGTATCGAGACGGAACTGAACAGTCTTATTGCTCTGGGCGATAAGATCGACAGCTTTAACTCGCTCTACATGCTGGTTAAAATGAGTCATCATGTGTGGACAGCTGAGAACGTGGACCCTGCCTCCTATCTCAGCACCACCTTGGGCAACGTGCTGGTCACTGTCAAGAGAAACTTCGACAAATGCATT TCTGGGCAGATCAAGCAGATGGAAGAGGTGAAGATTTCTAAGAAGAGTAAGGTGGGGATCCTGCCCTTCGTCACAGGGTTTGAAGAATTTGCCGAACTGGCCGAGACTATTTTCCGCAATGCAGAACGACGGGGGGATTTGGATAAAGCATATGTAAAGCTCATTAGAGCTGTCTTCATGAATG TGGAGAAAGTGGCCAATGAGAGTCAGAAGACTCCACGTGATGTGGTGATGATGGAGAATTTCCACCATATCTTCTCCACGCTGTCACGTCTTAAGATCTCATGCTTGGAGGCAGAGAGAAAGGAGGCCAAGCACAAATACACAGACCATCTGCAGTCTTACGTTATCAACTCTCTTGGACAGCCACTGGAGAAACTGAAC CACTTCTTTGAGGGGGTGGAAGCGCGAGTGGCTCAGGGTGTTCGGGAAGAGGAGGTGAGCTACCAGCTGGCGTTTAACAAACAGGAGCTGAGGAAAGTGATTAAGGAATACCCTGGAAAAGAGGTGAAGAAAGGCCTGGACAACCTCTACAAGAAGGTGGACAAGCACCTGTGTGAGGAAGAGAGTCTTCTACAG GTGGTGTGGCACTCCATGCAGGATGAGTTCATCCGGCAGTATAAGCACTTTGAGGGGTTGATAAACCGCTGCTATCCTGGCTCAGGCATCACCATGGACTTCACCATACAGGACATGCTGGAGTACTTCTCCAGTATCGCTCAGTCCCACTAG